TTGTGTGGCAACGGCAAGACTACCCTTGCAAGGGCTATCGCATGGCTAATAGGATACCTCTCGGAGCGTGAGTTGGGGTATTCCAACCGCAAGAGGATGCCGCTCTATACTGCAAAGAACATTTGCCGGCTATGTGCCGCAAGTGAGAAATTCAAAGAGCAGTATGATGAGTATGGGAGATTGTTCACCGAGCCTATGATGATAATTGATGACCTCGGAGAAGAGCCAAAAGAGGTCATGGTCTATGGTATGCCGCACACTCCAATCATTGACATCATCAGTGAGCGTTATGCCGCCCAACGGATGACCATAATCACGACCAACCTTGATGTTGACCAACTCAAAGGGAAATATGGAGAGCGTATCACTGACCGCTTCCGAGAAA
The DNA window shown above is from Duncaniella freteri and carries:
- a CDS encoding replication protein, which translates into the protein MLQAERVSRERFSLEISEKDCANGLYSAMKAEVQYRGGTFNLDADTRSHIFTAAKWLINPNSTPGLLLCGLCGNGKTTLARAIAWLIGYLSERELGYSNRKRMPLYTAKNICRLCAASEKFKEQYDEYGRLFTEPMMIIDDLGEEPKEVMVYGMPHTPIIDIISERYAAQRMTIITTNLDVDQLKGKYGERITDRFREMLTSIIFENDSYRTSPSDS